Sequence from the Mytilus galloprovincialis chromosome 10, xbMytGall1.hap1.1, whole genome shotgun sequence genome:
TGACCGACGGAGATCGCAGACATATGCAGTTGTCCCGTTATCAGAACTGTAGAGCACTGCTATATCAGTTTTAGGATAAGTTCAAATTCTAACTAATCACAGCCTTTGTCAGTCAACCTCCGAATCTGTTTCTTCTAGCATAGTTtcctaaaatacaaataataggaTTGTGAATGCCAATGGGGAATATATCAAATAGTTCAAaaagacaataacccgaccaagtCAATGtatacattattttcattatgTATAAGGAATAACATCAGTCTGTGAGAGATGAGTAAGTAGTTACAACTTAATACAAGTGTATCTATAATGTGcaactttttgtttaaatctaaATAGCTGTCTCTGATCGCTCAAAGAAATTGAAATAGTTAAACGGCGAGGACCACAAAGAGGACCCAAAAATGAATTGTCACGCTACAAGTATTATTCACTTTACCGTACGTTTTCTCAACATTGAATCGGCTTAACAGGGGGCTGGAAAAAAGCACATTTTCTCTCCGTGATCGTTCTCTCCTAATCGCGAGTCGAAATTATTCTTTTTAGTTACAACATACAGCATTTCCCACAGAACGAAAGGAAAAATTGGcttgaaatattttatcattttgcaCCAGTGCTTATAATGCTATTATTATCCATCGTAGAATATACATTGGCACTCTTTAAATCGTGAGACATTTTTCACCAGGATCCCTGCAATAACCCTATATATAATTATGCAATGTAATTTATAGCAATCAGAGAGCAGCGTATATAACGACTGCATTATGTAATTTATAGCAATCGGAGAGCAGCGTATATAACGACTGCATTATTCTGGTTAAGGAAGCTTATAAAAAGTTGTATAAAACATACCAATCCACCTCTATCGTATATCCATGGAGATAATTCCTCGTGGAAATATCTAACCGCCATGTCCTTTAGTTTACAGGCAATACTTCCACCAGCCCCGGCCATCACAATAGCTgctttagaaatataaaaatacaaagcaACCTGGTCCCATCCTATCGTCTCGCACAAAGCCTTCTTCACTAAGTCTTTGAAATGGTCGTAGGTTATTTGCTTGACCATGTCCATTACTATCGGTAAAAGATTAGCAGGCAAATTCATCTGAAATACAATAATTTTCTAGTTGTACTATTGAAGGAATTTTTATCAAACTTGAAAATAATAGATAAaccaaaaaattatttcaattctaattaaaaaaaaagaatttgtatAAACCCTGTGGTAAAAGACAAATACATTTACAACTGTTGCCATGTATTGTTGGACATTTTGCGTTTAACCTCGTATCTTTAAAAGTCGACATGATTGGAATACAAGTCCGCGCAAGGAATATTCTCTTGAGAGGGAGCTAGGCCAAAAAGAatggaaataaaacattttttatggtTGTCAAATATACCTTTTACCTTAAAGATTATTAACAGAACTAATATCCTTAATGACAtctatcttatttatttaaaacaattgagAAATGAAATTTAAGGGTGGCAATCGATCCTCTCTATCGTTGTCTTATTTTGAACAAGACCTCCACTGTATGTCGTCGTCTGatgtgttttataacattttattccTTCATTTTACACGCATTTCGTGTTGGCTTTTTTCCTGAGAAAACTAATACCATTTGTATTTCGCATACATTGTGTATGCACAAAAGTCCTTTATCATTTTTAAATGACttgttttaagtttcattaaaacGTAGACTGCAGTAAAAATCTTctctttcaaacaaaataatttatcatAGCGGATGTAAAGATAACATTTTCAGAGGTCAgtaagcaaatttggttaaaagcTATTTATACCTCTCGGGATAACCTGTCTCCTTCCTTTCTTAGTTCATCCACTAAGTCTTTGGCAAGCTTCCTACCTAAAAGAATAAGTAATCACTTAATAAAGATCAATGCACGATGGTATTATAGAAGGTAAAATGTTCCTCTCTCAGAAGATTTTATTAACATGTCGATTGTTCACCTTTAGCTATGAATTATATACGTTGATAATCGATTTGGTTAATCTATCATAAATATCGTAATTAAATATACAACCGCTAACACGATATAACAGAAGATTAATGAAAATACTGGGTTAATCTCTCATAATTCGTTGATTTATATGTCACTGATCTACTGCTCATTAGATATCCGAATACTAAGCAAAAGGATAAGAGCTAGATGAATTGCAAATGatgggggaaaaagggggggttgTAGGATTGCTTAACGATTGATTTTCAacaaaatcaacaattttatttacGTTTTTTAATAAACCATTATGGTAATTTTGCATTCATAATGAAATAGGGATAATTTATTAACAGAATTGGAATCGGACGTCCCAGTATTTCAAACTTCTCCGAAAACCTTGGTTTTTCCAATTAAGAGAAAAGCTGATGTAATTGTGACACAAATATTTTCCAGATCAATACCAGCTgggatgtggatttttttaaaggaaatattttAACGCCTCACATATTATGtatgcaatgtatgcacatgaCTAAAATATTTTTCGATTCAtcgattttataatatttagatTAAATTTCAGTTGAATAATATagtttaatatacaaatattttatgtaaacatttaaaaataacgCACATAAAATTACGATACAAGCGTTTTTAGATGGTGAATACAACTTTCAAAAGCTGACTGTGTACTACTGCATAAATTGCATATTTtctacaattattaaaaatgtttttcttgtattagtaattgatttgttttaagtAGTACTTCACCCAAAATGCACATTTAAAGTGTAAGGGTAGGCATTCAAAGGAGGTAGAGAGACAGGAAACACTAAATCGGATAGGGGCTTATATGTAGCATAACCATACCTTGAGACGCGGGTGACAACAAAGGTCCAGCAGTAGCGCCTTGGAGAGGTGAAGTTCCTCCAGCTCCCATGCGCTGGACACAGTCGTCAGCTATTCTATTTAGTCTTCTAGCTATTTCTTCTATCATTTTTTCCTGCTCTGACGATGTTAAAGGCTCTTGTGATTCGTCTCCTGTACAAATGAAGGAGACGTTATAGAATGAAATGTACAAATGTTAAGTGTAAGACTGCATATGGCCATACAAAAGAGGATAGTAGATTATAATGATTACTATAAGCATTACCTGGCCTCTATTGTATCCATGCTAAGTCAATAAACAAATAAGCAAGTGTTGGATTGATGTTTAATTCTATGTCCCTTACATCTCTTAGACgctttgaaataatatacaaatttAGCAGGACTACTTACGAAGTAGAATTCTCATTTTATTAGGCTTTACTTGATACCAAAACATGTTCAGATATATACCTGTTTGTAATCGATCTACCTCCTTCAAAGTAGAACCCATTGGACCATCAACTTCATCATCATTGCAACCACCCACTTCCAAAGAGAACGTTCTCTCAATTGTCCTTCTATCAGTTAACAAAGTCCGCGTTGTTCCATCATTTACTATGGTTTTGTCCTCCTGAATTACTGTTGTATGTGATTCTACTTTAAACCCATTCGTAAAAGGACCTAGGTCTAATTTAAGTCCAGATTTCTTATCTTTAATTCCATCAGCAAATGAAATATCTCTCACTGGACTGAAGTCTTTTCTCTTGTGGATCCTTTTAGCGGGAAATGTGTATGGTTCCTCTTTAACTTCGGCAGACGATAGGCATTTTTCGAACATATTAGTAATTTCTTCACGTGAGACTTGAGTTTTGTATCTTCTGTCACGCGCGGGCGACTTAGAATTTGGAGCCATGTTCTGAGTGGGACTTTGTTGGTTTGAATGTGATCCTTTGGAATCTGGAAGTTATATGGTATCAAATACttagaatatataaataaagtctAACCCTGCATGTGCTTTTAACCAAAGcaaaatacaatgaaattattttctaatttgaattttaattttaggaGTGAAAATACGATTACATCATTCGCTTTGATTTCGCATACCTAAAGACATAATATATTGTACTTCAAAAGAACGTGTTTGTGTGCATTTAGATGTActtacaacctataggctataaaaaatatatcCTAAGTACACATTATGATATCTACTTGTATATTTCATTAACAAAGCACATCTTTCTTTTCCACGTATTGTACTTATATAATTGAAATCTGTATGTAACATTGTT
This genomic interval carries:
- the LOC143048087 gene encoding uncharacterized protein LOC143048087, producing MPSSLNRSRPLRQTCPITRKESEQLLDFFFHLPSNPTEEEKPSNDNCVNTVEKEDCNCVEDLPEFKRSDSYRKATQRFSLEDVVETMTFKKEDYDHKKYKSLPIDRTSKITHTENKSKLHVGRKNKLNRQKSGTVPSSDSDNNTSPPENRKKKSVVQRTKERIIFILWKDKKHGDKKISKESKRTPTPHHGNDSVLRVNNNKGQISTTSNDAEIIERKKNNNSIKARTSEYSKGSHSNQQSPTQNMAPNSKSPARDRRYKTQVSREEITNMFEKCLSSAEVKEEPYTFPAKRIHKRKDFSPVRDISFADGIKDKKSGLKLDLGPFTNGFKVESHTTVIQEDKTIVNDGTTRTLLTDRRTIERTFSLEVGGCNDDEVDGPMGSTLKEVDRLQTGDESQEPLTSSEQEKMIEEIARRLNRIADDCVQRMGAGGTSPLQGATAGPLLSPASQGRKLAKDLVDELRKEGDRLSREMNLPANLLPIVMDMVKQITYDHFKDLVKKALCETIGWDQVALYFYISKAAIVMAGAGGSIACKLKDMAVRYFHEELSPWIYDRGGLETMLEETDSEVD